TTAAAAAAGGTTTAGACTAGCAGTTTTACGGTAATTGCTATACAAATAGAGTAAATTATCAACAGGCTACCTTCGCTGTTAGACGCCAAGTACACAATATAAAAATAAATAGAACGAAAGAGGGAATTCTCATGTTAAATAAAAAAGCAGCAATATCATTAGCCGTTATGGTCGCACTGGCTGGCTGTGGTGAAACCCTTACTGTTGAAGATCATCTTGCACAAGCAAAACAATATCAGTCGGAAAAAAAATTAAAAGAAACTGAAATAGCGCTAAAAAATGCCATTCAATTAGACATGAAAAACCCACAAGCAAGGTTTAGTTTAGGTAAGCTTTACTTGTCGCAAGGTGAAAGTGCTGGCGCAATAAAAGAATTAGAAAAAGCTCAATCTTTGAAATTTACCGGGCGAGATTTAGTGCCATCGTTAGCCAGAGCATACCTTATTGCTGATGATAACGAGGGTGTGATTGGCTTATCCGAAGCATCAACAGCACTTCCAGATGAACAGCAAGTTGAATATTTGTCATATAAAACTTTAGCGCTAATTAAAACACAACAGCCTGATTTAGCGAAACAAGCAGCAAAAGAAGCTGATAAACGTTTACCTGCTAACCCTTATGCTATTTTATCTAATGCGTATATAGCCATGTTAGATGAAGAGCTCGATAGAGCCTCTGCATTAGTGAATAAAAGTTTAAATTTAACAGCTGACATTCCAGAAGCGGTGATGTTGCAAGGGCAAATTGCGATAGCAAAAGCTGATTATGAAACCGCTGCTCAACATTTTGAACAATATTTAGCATTGCAACCACAATCAAAATTAGTTTACTTATTACTCGCCGACACGTTAGTGAAAACCGATAGATACCTAGAAGCAGAAAAGTATGCAGATTTAATTTTATCGGCAATGTCTCAACAGCCTGTAGCCAACTATGTTAAATCGCTAGTTCGCTTTGCTGAAAAAGATTATGAAGAAGCTTTAAAATATGCTGAGGTTGGCCTCAATAGCCAATATATGAAGCCTCATTTACGCTTAGTTGCTGGCGCAAGTGCTTTTTATTTAGCAAAATATGAACAGGCCAACTTACATTTAGGGGCTATTGTTCATCAGTTAATTCCTGAGCATTCGGCCCGTAAAATGTACGCGGTTAGCCAGTTTCATTTAGGTGCTATTGAAAATATTACTGATTCTTTACAGGGCTATACACCTGTTTCTGAAAAAGATCAGGAATTCTTATCCTCGCTTAGTTTTAGCTTATTTAGTATGGGGGCAAAAGAAGAAGCTAAAATTATTGCTCAACGAGTAGCTGATTCTGAACTTTCTTCTGCTAAGTCGTCTGGCCGTAAAGGGTTGTTAAAACTATTGATGGACGATTTCTCAGGTGTTGATGATTTAAAAACCGCCCTTGAGAAAAACCCGGATTTAATTGGCGCTGAATTAGCACTGGCTTACGTTGCTTTAGATCGTGAAAACTATGAAGAAGCCGCCGATATTGCAAGGCAATGGCAAGAAAAAAATCCTGAAAAAGCTGATGGCTATAACATGTTAGCAGCTGTTCATATACGCCAAAATGAATTTGAACAAGCACATGATATGTTGAAAAAAAGCTTAGACGTTGTGCCAAATAATGCATTCGCATTAACTGAAATAACGTCAGTGTTAATGAAGCTTGATAAAAAAGCCGACGCAGAAAAAATCGCGCAACAAGCTATTCAAGAACACCCAAATAACCTGAAAGCTTTACATAACAATTATGCATTAAAACGAAATGCAGAAGCGTTAGCCGCAATAAAAATGGCATTTGAAGCCGCAGAAAATAAAAATACTTATGCCCCGTTATACATGCAAGCGTTGCTTGATGCCGACGACGTACAAGCCCTTTTAAACGTTGCAGACAAGCTAACGCTTGATTTTAAAACACCGAAAAAAGTGTGGCAGTTACAAATTTTTGCATATCACAAGTTGAAAAAAGGCGCGAAAATAAAAGCAACCCTAGATAAGTGGATAACGGCAAACCCTTATCATGTTGAACCGGTGTTTTTATTAGCTGATTATTATGTGAAAGCAAAAGATGCTGGTCGCGCATTAACGGTTATCAATAATGCATTAGCCGGCCCTCACGAAAATAATACGAATGTTCAATTAGTTAAAATGCAATTGTTACTCGATAATCGTGATGCAGCACGGGCTAAAAGGTTGTTGAATGAGATGGATACTGACGCATTAAATGAAAACTTGCTTGCCGGCATTCACGGACGTATTGCACTGCTTGACAGTAAATTACCTGAGGCGGTAAAAGGGTTAACAAAGTACTATAAAGGTTATCCAAGTAGTCAAAATGCGGTATTGCTTGCAATTGCTCGAAGTCGCTCTGGTGATCAGAAAGATGCGATAGCTGGGCTAGAAAAACACTTAGAAACTCATGAAAATGATTTACCCGCACGTAATCTGCTTGCCAATTATTATGTGAAACAAAGCAGTTCAAAAGCTATTGCTCAATATGAGCAGTTAGTGAGTAAGCAACCTTTAAACGTCGTCGCGTTAAATAATCTGGCGTGGTTGTCATTAGAAAATAACCAACTAGATAAAGCGGAAACTTATGCGAAGAAAGCATATGAACTCGCACCCAATGTGCCTAATATTGCCGACACTTATGCAAAAGTATTGTGGGCATCTGGTGATAAGCGTGAAGCGCTAAATAAATCGAAAGAAGCTTATGATTTATCTAAAGGACAAGACGTAGACATTTCGTTAAATTACGTTGAACACTTACTTGAAAATAGCCGTAAGAATGAAGCGAAATCTGTACTATTAAAAGTAAAACCAGTAACAGAAGCACAAAAAACGAAAACCACTGAGTTGTTAAATAAAATCTAGTATTGAAGGAACGATCATGAATAATAATAAAAAATTAACACTTTCTATTGCGGTAGCAGTTGCACTAGGTTTATCAGCATGCGGTGATAAATCTTCGCAAGAATACATCCAGATGGGTGAAAAATCGATTGAGAACGCAAATACTGCTGAGGCTATTGTACAATTTAAAAACGCGGTAAGGGTCGAGCCTAAAAGTGTTGCGGCCAGAACGCACTTAGGCCTAGCCTACGTTAAACAAGGTGCATACGCTAATGCTGAAAAGGAATTAGAAAGAGCACTCGAACTTGGGGCAAGTGATGACAGTGTGGTGGTGAACTTAGCACTTGCCAGAGGTAAGCTAGAAGATCATACCGGGTTGCAATTACTTATCGACAATAACAGCAACATGAGTGATGAAACCTATCAAGGGGTGCTTTATTATGCGGGCACTGCGGCTTTAGATGAAAACGATTTAGCGACTGGCCAAGACTTACTAGGCCAAGCAATCTCTATCGCACCAGAAAGTCGTTTTGGTCAGCTATCAAAGGCGTACTTATCTTATGTAGAAAAATCATATGCTGAAAGTGAACAAATCACCAAAGCATTATTAGAAAAGTCGCCAAAAGATGCGGAAGCACTGGTTATATTAGGTCATACTTACTTTGCCCAAAAGAACTTCTCAGACGCTAATGATACTTTTGCTAAGCACGTAAAAATGGTTCCAGAAGATTATCCCGTTTTACTTTTTCAAATTAATTCATTATTACACGCTGAAAAATTTACCGAAGCTGAGCCGCTATTAGATAAAGTGATGTCACGTTTCAAAAGTTTATCGTTGGCACATCAATATAAATCTCAAATCGAATATCATAAGCAAAACTATCGTGATGCTTTATTTCATGCTGAAGAGGCGAACAAAGGTAGTTTAGAATTTGCAGTGGCGCGTATGATTGCTGGGGTGAGCGCTTATCAATTAAATGAAATTGAACAGTCATATGCCAACTTAAAAATGGTAGAAGACGCATTGCCGTTAACACATCCCGTACAAAAATTATTAGCAATTGTACGTGTGAAGTTAGGATATACCGATGAAGCGGCCGAAACCTTTAATTTAATGGAAGGTTTAACGGAGGCTGATGTCGCTTTTTTACAAGAAACAAGTGCCGCTCTGGTTGATTCTAATGATTTTAATACCGCTAAAGATTTATTAGAAAAAGCCCAACAACTAGATCCTGAAAATGCGAATGTGGCAGCACAGAAAGGGGCAATGTTGTTATCTCAGCAAGATGTTTCAGGGTTAAGCTCTTTAGAGCAAGCTTTGAGCATAGATCCATCATTAGCCGATGTTGAATTTTCATTAGCTTTACAATATTTACGTTTTGATCAAGTTGAAAAAGCACAATCAATTGCAACGGAATGGATCGCAAGTACCGATAAAAAATCAACAGGTCATTTACTGCAAGGTATTATTAATACTAAAAAAGGCGCTACTAATGACGCTAAAGAAGACTTCGAAACAGTATTAACGTTAGAACCAGAGAATATTTCCGCGTTATACAACCTTGCAAGGTTAAATGAAAAAGACGATGTTGCTAAAGCAAAAACGTTATACGAAAAGTTAATCGTATTGTCTCCTAGTCACTTAGGAGGGCTGAACCGATATAGTTTATTGCAACAAGGGCAAAACAACTCTGCTGAATCGATCACTTTTTTAGAAAGGCTAATAACAGAAGAAAAAGACAACATTAATTTAATGTTAGGATTAGCGCAAAATTATCGCCTTAATAATGATTTACCAAAAGCCATTGAAACGTTAACGAATATTGAAAACAGAGATGATTTACCCGATGCTTATTGGATCATATTAGGTGATAGTTATCTTCAAAATAAGAACTTATCTGCTGCGAAAGCTACGTTTTCTAAAGCAATTGAACAGTTTCCAAAGAACTTTATCTTGCATTTACGCTATATAGGCGTCTTAGAAATAGAGCAATCGTTTGATCTTGCCTTACAAGCGGCAGAAGATGCTTATCAAGTGTTTCCTGGCAATACAAGAATAGAAATGTTGATTGCTTATTATGAGGCACGTAACAAAAATGAACGAGGCAGTAAAAAATATTTAACTAAACTAGCCGATAAAGGTGTTGAACACCCGTTTATTAATGCCATTGCCGGGCAAGTAGCAGTACTTGAGAAAGATTATGAAGCGGCGGTGGAACACTTTTCTGAAGCCTATTCGTTAGAAAATAGTGCGCAAAATGCAATCTATTTAGCGAGGGCGTTACGATTTACCGGTAAACAGAAAGAAGCAGAAACCGTGCTTGAAAAACATTTAGCAACAGAGCCAAATGTGAAAATGCGCATGTTATTAGCGAGTTTATATACTGAAAACAGCGCTGATAAGAAAATCGATCAATATGAATTGGCTTTGCAAGAATCACCAGATAATTTAATTATCTTAAATAATCTGGCGTGGGCCCATTATACGCAAAATAATCTAGCTAAAGCGAAGCAATATATTTCAAAAGCGTATGACGTTAAGTCTGATTACTTACCCGTTTTGGAAACGTATGGCGTTATATTACATGCGTTACAAGATGAGAAAAGCGAAGACATTTTGAAGCAAGCGGTAAATGCTGGCAGCACTGATGTTAAAACTCAATTAGCTTATGCTGAAGTGTTAATTCGCAAGGGTGATCACGATAAAGCTAAATTAGTTTTAGATAATATCGCCGTGAAAAATGCAGATGTTCAACGTGATATTTCTAAGTTACGTAGTCAAATGTAGTTACACATAAGGTGCACAGGATTATATCGTGTGCACCTTAGCGTTTTGTTACCACCGCCAGCCCGATTCTACTTCCCTACTGATAATAAAAAAACACCACCTTTTTTAGTAGAGTAAAATCAGTTGATTACAGCGTTATATAACTTTACCTATGTCGAAGTGACTATTTAATACTGTACTTTTTGTTATAACTTGTTAGTATCGCCGCCAAGCCAAGGGGTGCAATGCTTTTACGAGCATTTGCTGAGAGAATTTACCCTTATTACCTGATGCGGATAATGCCGATGTAGGGATGGTTAATTGAATGACCTTTATGCACTCTGCTGTATATTTCATCTCAATTGCTTCTTCCTTATCCGGCTAAGTCGAGAGTTGAATGAAGTTATCACAAATATCACTTGCTATTACCTCCTTAGTTTTTGCCCATAGCGCTATTGCTAGTGAGCAAAAAATTGAAAATCAATTGTCAGAAAACCAAGTTTCAGATGTTGAAGTGTTGACAGTTCATGGGGACTACCGAGCGAGAAATTTACAGAAAACGCCCGCTTCGTTATCTATTTTATCAACACAAGACATCAGTAATCGTCATGCACAAAACCTAGAAGATATTATTGGTGCCGTAGCGAACGTTAATTTTGCGAGTGGCTCTCAACGAGCACGTTATTATCAAATTCGTGGTATTGGTGAACGAAGTCAATTTAAAGAGCCGATAAACCAGTCAGTAGGTGTGTTGGTTGATGATATTGATTTAGCAGGTATTGCCAGTATTTCATCTACCTTTGATATGGAACAAGTAGAGTTTTTCCGTGGCCCACAAGGGACAAGATTTGGTGCAAACGCGCTTGCAGGTCTAATTTATATGACATCTAACGCGCCGAGCGACGATTTTGAAGGTGCGGTACGCGCAAGTATCGGTAACTATGGTACATACGGTACATCTTTAATGTTATCAGGCCCGGCTTCAGATTCGGTTAATTATCGATTTGTGGCTGAAAAGAATATCAGTGATGGATACATGGAGAATCAATATTTAGGTGTTGATGACACAAATAACCGTGATGAATTGACCTTACGAGGTAAGTTAGCGATTACTGCAACAGATAACTTACAAGTTGACTTAACTGTACTGTATGCAGATTTTGACAATGGCTATGATGCGTTTTCATTGGATAATAATCGTACCACGTTGTCTGATGAACCAGGTTTTGATCAACAAAAAACACGCGCAGTGAGCAGTAAGTTTACATACAGTGGTTTTGATAACATGGATATGTTAACGATTGTCACTCATGCAAATTCTGATTTAGCATATGGATTTGACGAAGATTGGAGCTATGCTGATATTCATCCTGGGTCATATGTATCTAAGGATTATTACTTCCGTGAACGAGAAAACACCACCGCCGAAATACGTTTTGTATCAAAAGACAGTGCAAAGCTATTCGGCCATTCAGATTGGGTGTTTGGTTTATACGTAAAAAATGATCAAGAAGCATTAACCCGAGAATACACCTACTTAACTAGTGATTTTACCTCAAGTTTCGACGCTGATAACTATGCCGTATATGGACAATTAGACAGTCAATTAAACGATAAGTGGTCACTTACCTCTGGTTTACGCTTTGAACAGCGTAAAACCCAATATCATAATAGCGACAATGTTGCTTTTTCTCCAAGTGATTCAGTGTTAGGTGGTAAGTTAGTACTTGCTTATCAAATTGATTCAAGGTCTATGACTTATGCATCCATTAATCGTGGTTTTAAAGCAGGTAGTGTGAATAGCGATGGTAGCTTGTCAGAACATTTGCGTAGTTTTGAACCAGAATTTTTATGGAATTACGAACTTGGCTATAAAACGTCATTTTTAAATGACAAAGCTTTTGTGCGTACTGCAGTCTTTTACATGGATCGCGATGATATTCAGATCAGCAGCTATCACTTAGATGAACGAAATGACGGTAGCTCAGAGTTTATCAGTTATTGGACGAATGCAGCCAGCGGCAAAAACTACGGTGTAGAAGTAGAGTTCTCGTGGGATGTATTAGATACCGTGAATATTTATGGTAGTGCGGGTTTACTAGAAACTGAATATCAAGGCTTTTCATATGAAGATGGCAGCATTGAAACAGGTCGAGAACAAGCGCATGCGCCAAATTATCAGTTTAGCTTCGGCGTTAATTATTATCCTAGTGAACAATGGCATGTCAATGTGAGCGTTGATGGCAAAGACAGTTTCTATTTTTCTGATAGCCATGATCAAAAATCACAGAATGTTGCGTTATTGCACGGTGCAATTCGTTATGTACAGCCAAATTGGCAAGCAAAACTATGCGTGCGTAATGTATTCGATAAAACCTACGAAACACGTGGCTTTTATTTTGGGAATGATCCACGTGACGGTTATACGCCAAAAGCATATTATCAACTCGGTGAACCCGCTGTATTTGGTGTAACCTTAGATTACCAATTTTAAACACGATAACCTATAGAAGGAGACTTTATGGATATTTCAATTGAAATTAGTCTTTATCCATTAGCACAAGAAAAGTTTAAACCTGAAATATGGGCTTTTATTCATAAATTAAGAGTTGTTGATGGTTTAAAGGTTGTAACCAATGGTATGAGCACTCAGGTCTTTGGTGAGTACGATTTAGCCGTACAAACGGTAATGACTGAAATTAAACATGTGCATGAAACGGTAGACGCTGCAGTATTTGTTTGTAAATTTATTGGCGGCGATCGTTCACAAGTGGAAGCAGAAAGCTAATGCAAGCCATTGTTGAGTATTACACCACCTTACCTTTTTGGGAATTAATTGCCGTATTTACCGCGTTATTGTACGTGGTACTTGCGGCTAAAGAAAATATTTGGTGCTGGCCAGCTGCATTAATAAGTACCGTAATTTACACCGTAATATTTTATGATGTGTACTTATGGATGGACGGCCTATTACAAGTGTATTACTTTGCGATGGCCATTTACGGTTGGTATTGTTGGAACAACGTGGTGGGTAAGAAAGCGCTGGCCATTCAACAATGGCCAATGAGTTGGCATGCAAAAGCGATTGTGCTGTTAAGTGCGTTATCTTTATTGGTTGGCTGGGTGATGGCAAACTATACACCCACGCATTTTCCGTATATTGATGCGGCTACCACGGTGTTTGCGGTATTTGCGACCTACTTGGTGGCAAAAAAAGTATTAGAAAATTGGATTTATTGGATTGCGATTGATGCGGTATCCATTTATTTATATATCGAAAAACAATTAACGCCAACAGCGGTACTTTTTGTATTGTATGTCTTCATGGCTATTTATGGTTACATTCAATGGTCTAAGCGTATGAATATGAATGATAACGCTCTTGAGCGTGACTCTATACCTTCTTCACGTTAACGATGAAGAATGTTGATATCGATAAAAAGGAAGTGCTCGCTGATATTAAACAGTTAAGCTGTTTTGCCTCGCTTTCATGCGATATTGACTTTCTCGACCAAGGTTTAAGCAGTAATAACGTAAAAGTAACTACCTTTGATCCTCAGCAACAAGTAACTGCTCAATACTTTGTAAAATGGTTTAGCGGTGCAGAGCAAGCAGCTAGAGGTGAAGTTGCAATTGCCAGACTTGCAATGCAATATGGCCTTGCACCTATGGTGATCTATTCATCTGAAGAGTACCTTGTCACTGACTTTGTTCAAGGGGAAACCCTGCAAAGCATATTATTAAAGCAACCATCACAGTTATCATCAGCAGTAGAGCAAACGGTTTCCTTGGTAGCTCAGTTGCATCAATTGCCTGCTAGTAACATGGTAGAGCCTTTTGATATCTTGGCACTATTATCCTCATTAAAAGCTGATTGTCATTTTAACTCTGCACATTTAAATGATGTTAATCATGTTATAGCGCAACTACCTGCTATTGAACGTAGCATTACGCCGGTGATTTGCCATGGAGATGCTAACTTTAGCAATGTATTAGTCGATGATACTGACAGACATTGGTTGATTGATTTCGAGTGTAGTATTTTTACCGATGCTGAGTTTGATATTGCTATGTGCATTGCGATCAACCAATTAAATGACAACGCGGTTTCTACAATGCTACAAACATATCAGCAATGCTCGGGTAAAAGATTGTCTTCACAGCTTGTTAATACATACATCCCTTATTGTGCATTAATCAACGCGCTTTGGTTTATTGCAAAAGCAAAAAAGTCGCCACAAAAGGCGACTTTTTTGAAACATGCTGAACAGCAATTAACCCAGATTGAAGCTTATACAACACCGTGTTTATTAAAGCGGTTATTTACTCACAGCACCTAGCTCTGGTGCTAATTGAGTTTCACTTGCTTTACCCATTTGTAATAAGCTTGGCAAGAATATAAGCGTGAAGACGGTGCTTACACACATTCCACCAACAATAACCGCAGCTATACCTCGATAAAGTTCTGCACCAGCGCCGGGGATCATCAGCAATGGTAACATGCCACATATACTCGTGAGTGTGCTCATTAATATTGGTCGTAAACGTAATCTAACGGCTTGTTGAACAGCATCATGTCGAGACAATCCTTCTCCTTCACCTATACGTGTTTGATAGACTAATAAAATCGCGTTGTTTACTACGAGGCCAAGTAAGATAACAAAGCCAATCATGGTTAATAAATCTAATGGCTGAAAGATAAATAGATTGGTTATTTGTAATAATGCAATGCCACCAACCGTGGCAAGAGGGATGGTCAGTACTACTAATAAGCTGTCTTTAAACGATCTGAACAGCGCTGACATCAATAAGTATAGAATTGCCAGTGCCAACAAAAAGCTTTGACTCATGCTTGACAGCGCTTCGGTAAGAGCTTCTGCTGAACCTCGATAGCTAACGGCGCCATCTTGCGACAGTTGCGCCATAATTGCAGGTTCAGCATTCGTTTTTATCATCGCGATAGCTTCTTCCAAGCTAATGTTATCTGGCGGCGTTACTTGTAAAGTAATGGTACGTCTGCGATCAACACGGCGAATAGAACTTGGCCCTGCGGTTCTTACTATTTCGACTAATTCGCCTACAGGCTGAATACCTGCTTCTGGCGTGTATAGTGGAATGCCCGCGAGTTCTTCAGGAGAATCCCAGTCAGTAGAACGCAGAAAAACATCAAGACGCTTTTGACCATTAAAGTAATCACCCACATACATACCAGTGCCTAATGCTCGTGAAATAGAAGCAACTTGCTGACGTGTCCAACCCGCTTCAGCTACTCTTCGTTCATTGGGTAGCATACGAAGTTCGGGCTCTGCTAATGACAAGCCTGGTGTTGGTTGTATCTGAGCGCCGGGAAGTGCTTGACTCACGGCACCAAAACCAACACGAGCAGCGTTGAGTAGTTCGTCTACTTCATTGCCTTGAATATCAATATCAATACGGCGACCCCCGCCTAGGTTGCCAAATAACTCTTCTTGAGAAGCAAAAGCAATAGTATCTGGAAAACCAGCAAGTACTTCGCCATTGATGATGTTAATGATGTCTTTAATGCTATCAGATTCAGCAGCACGCCCACCCATAAAGCCAAAGTTACCAAAAAATCCAAGCCATGAATGTTCAATTTTAGGTGTTTTTTCACCGGTCAAATAAGGCATTAAGCGGCGGTTGATTTCATCGCTCATTTCTTCACGAGCCGCAGCATAACTTTGCCCAGGTGGTGGTAGTAAAAAGGCATTGAAAGAGTTTTGATTACCTTTAGGTAAGTAATCCACTTTCGGGAAAAGTAAGTAGCTGCCAGCAAATGAAAATAACATTAAACCAAACACCCACGCATAGCGCTTTTTGGGGGTTGAAGTAATGTTCATGATCGTTTGGGTAATGTTTTGCCACCATCGCTCATGGGGGTCGTCAGAATTTACTTCTTTTAGAAGTCGGCGTGCGGCGGTGGGTAATACCGTTACGGCAATTAAGAGTGACGCTACTATGGCCACAGCAATAGTAATAGCGAGATCTGCGAACAGTTGGCCGGACACTTCTTCTAAAAAAACGATAGGTAAGAAAATCGCCACAGTCGTTGCCGTTGACGACATTAACGCTCCCCACACTTGGGTGGTGCCTTTAAAAGACGCTTGGTGCGCATCTTCCCCTTTTTCAC
The Thalassotalea hakodatensis genome window above contains:
- a CDS encoding efflux RND transporter permease subunit, coding for MTLTSASLRNPTAVVVAVLLIALFGAISLFKLPIQLTPEISQPQIVISTSWRAAAPEEIEAEIIERQEDVLKGLQGLELLESSSNQSQGSITLRYKTGINLERALIDVMNALNQVPFYPPDANEPTIAVGGASTFEAIAWFAVKPTDGNTRDIVSYQDYVEEIIQTRLERVEGISQTNAFGGLPTELRITFDPYKAANLGLNIPEIASTLTNNSDTSGGFNDIGRRKYTLRFSGKYGVEQLQSMVLDWRDGQPILLKDVADVALTLSDRTGILTLDGEPAIAMNAQVEQGVNVIQVMDGLQAAMKELNEGPLKRANLELIQMYDETIYIGRSMSLVKNNLLLGIFLAVIVLWWFLRKFRATLIVAIAIPISLIVTLVVMYSAGRTLNIISMAGLAFAVGMVLDAAIVVLENIVRLREKGEDAHQASFKGTTQVWGALMSSTATTVAIFLPIVFLEEVSGQLFADLAITIAVAIVASLLIAVTVLPTAARRLLKEVNSDDPHERWWQNITQTIMNITSTPKKRYAWVFGLMLFSFAGSYLLFPKVDYLPKGNQNSFNAFLLPPPGQSYAAAREEMSDEINRRLMPYLTGEKTPKIEHSWLGFFGNFGFMGGRAAESDSIKDIINIINGEVLAGFPDTIAFASQEELFGNLGGGRRIDIDIQGNEVDELLNAARVGFGAVSQALPGAQIQPTPGLSLAEPELRMLPNERRVAEAGWTRQQVASISRALGTGMYVGDYFNGQKRLDVFLRSTDWDSPEELAGIPLYTPEAGIQPVGELVEIVRTAGPSSIRRVDRRRTITLQVTPPDNISLEEAIAMIKTNAEPAIMAQLSQDGAVSYRGSAEALTEALSSMSQSFLLALAILYLLMSALFRSFKDSLLVVLTIPLATVGGIALLQITNLFIFQPLDLLTMIGFVILLGLVVNNAILLVYQTRIGEGEGLSRHDAVQQAVRLRLRPILMSTLTSICGMLPLLMIPGAGAELYRGIAAVIVGGMCVSTVFTLIFLPSLLQMGKASETQLAPELGAVSK